Proteins encoded together in one Bradyrhizobium sp. CB82 window:
- a CDS encoding DUF1214 domain-containing protein, translating to MRLVIITLTALLLATAVGVGATWMTTTRGTDIGALTIGAWTARPRTGTADVDPYSRATIVRNGELPIGTGDGVAFTATTDDKKKALDGRCDVIVSGVTPPARFWTLTLYDRKGHLVANSLQRYGFTSQEIVRQSDGTFEIRIASRARSGNWLPTGGIERYALMLRLYDTPVGVATRTQRDAPMPQIAMVGCP from the coding sequence GTGCGGCTGGTCATCATCACATTGACGGCCCTTCTGCTCGCGACCGCGGTCGGTGTCGGCGCGACCTGGATGACGACAACGCGCGGCACCGACATCGGGGCGCTCACTATCGGCGCCTGGACGGCGCGGCCGCGCACCGGCACCGCCGACGTCGATCCCTATTCGCGCGCCACCATCGTGCGCAATGGCGAGCTGCCGATCGGCACCGGCGATGGCGTCGCTTTCACCGCGACCACCGACGACAAGAAGAAGGCGCTCGACGGCCGCTGCGACGTGATCGTCTCCGGCGTGACCCCGCCGGCACGGTTCTGGACGTTGACGCTCTATGACCGCAAGGGCCACCTCGTCGCCAACTCGCTGCAGCGCTACGGCTTCACCAGCCAGGAGATCGTGCGGCAGTCGGACGGCACGTTCGAGATCCGCATCGCCTCCCGCGCCCGCTCGGGCAACTGGCTGCCGACCGGCGGCATCGAGCGTTACGCGCTGATGCTCCGCCTCTACGACACGCCCGTCGGCGTCGCCACGCGCACCCAGCGCGACGCGCCGATGCCACAGATCGCGATGGTGGGCTGCCCATGA
- a CDS encoding DUF1254 domain-containing protein, which produces MIRLAFTILAGILLGLIVHLVSVLALPRIATQDAYSRLTPMTKENAVTQLPLADPNTSPMPFMDPAFALAICRYDLSGGPLKLKVPVSQAYTSVSFYTRNEIAYYAINDRSAGKKVIELDLMTEAQHDALPEDEEVTAADRLIIDSPSATGLIVMKALAAEPGLMPQAQASLAAATCAPQTDAPAKAEAPRGRR; this is translated from the coding sequence ATGATCCGGCTCGCCTTCACCATTCTCGCGGGCATCCTGCTCGGCCTCATCGTCCACCTCGTCAGCGTGCTGGCGCTGCCGAGGATCGCGACCCAGGACGCCTATTCGCGGCTGACGCCGATGACCAAGGAAAACGCGGTCACGCAGCTTCCGCTCGCCGATCCCAACACATCGCCGATGCCGTTCATGGATCCGGCCTTCGCGCTGGCGATCTGCCGCTACGACCTGTCGGGCGGTCCCTTGAAGCTGAAGGTGCCGGTAAGCCAGGCCTACACCTCGGTGTCGTTCTACACCCGCAACGAGATCGCCTATTACGCGATCAACGACCGCTCCGCCGGCAAGAAGGTCATCGAGCTCGACCTGATGACGGAAGCCCAGCACGACGCGCTGCCCGAGGACGAGGAGGTCACCGCGGCTGACCGGCTGATCATCGACTCCCCAAGCGCGACCGGCCTGATCGTGATGAAGGCGCTTGCCGCCGAGCCCGGCCTAATGCCCCAGGCGCAGGCTTCGCTTGCCGCCGCCACTTGCGCGCCGCAGACGGATGCGCCCGCCAAGGCCGAGGCCCCGCGCGGCCGACGTTGA
- a CDS encoding metalloregulator ArsR/SmtB family transcription factor, translated as METEEVVLALAALSQSTRLEAFRTLVRHEPDGLAAGDLARLLEVPPNTLSAHLSILTRARLVTSERRSRSIVYRANLTEFRDVAVYLLRDCCGGRPEVCEPVVESLQSCCSPKRKELPRG; from the coding sequence ATGGAAACAGAAGAAGTCGTCCTGGCGCTCGCCGCCCTTTCCCAGTCGACGCGGCTGGAGGCATTCCGGACGCTGGTCCGACACGAACCTGATGGCCTTGCGGCCGGCGACCTCGCCCGCCTATTGGAAGTTCCGCCGAATACGCTCTCGGCGCATCTGTCGATCTTGACCCGAGCCCGCCTCGTTACCTCCGAACGGCGCAGCCGCTCGATCGTTTACCGCGCCAATCTCACTGAATTTCGCGATGTCGCAGTTTACCTGCTGCGGGATTGCTGCGGCGGGCGGCCGGAAGTTTGCGAACCGGTCGTCGAAAGCCTGCAATCCTGCTGCTCTCCGAAACGAAAGGAGCTACCCCGTGGCTGA
- a CDS encoding arsenate reductase ArsC codes for MADHLYNVLFLCTGNSARSILAESILRKDGAGRFQAFSAGSTPKDAVHPLARRTLESMDYPVDGMRSKSWLEFAAPDAPVMDFVFTVCDNAAGEACPIWPGQPMTAHWGIEDPAGAEGTELEKQAAFITAFRYLRNRIDTFVSLPLRSIDKLSLGTKLREIGRSEGATHSTPKAG; via the coding sequence GTGGCTGATCACCTCTACAATGTCCTATTCCTCTGCACCGGCAACTCGGCACGCTCGATCCTCGCCGAGTCCATCCTGCGGAAGGACGGAGCTGGCCGCTTTCAAGCATTTTCGGCCGGGAGCACGCCGAAAGACGCGGTCCATCCGCTGGCGCGGCGCACTCTTGAGAGCATGGACTACCCGGTCGACGGGATGCGCTCGAAAAGCTGGTTGGAGTTCGCCGCGCCCGATGCCCCGGTCATGGATTTCGTCTTCACCGTCTGTGACAATGCCGCCGGCGAGGCGTGCCCCATCTGGCCCGGTCAGCCGATGACCGCGCACTGGGGCATCGAGGATCCCGCCGGGGCCGAAGGCACGGAGCTGGAAAAACAGGCGGCGTTCATCACGGCATTCCGCTACCTGAGGAATCGAATCGATACTTTCGTGAGCCTCCCACTGCGCAGCATCGACAAGCTCTCGCTCGGCACTAAGCTGCGCGAGATTGGCCGCTCTGAAGGCGCGACACATTCAACCCCAAAGGCCGGCTGA
- a CDS encoding MIP/aquaporin family protein gives MDTFDFSRRLTAEALGTGVLVATVVGSGIMAETLTKDIALALLCNTLPTGAILVVLITVLGPISGAHFNPAVTLVFTGKRELPPQEAVLYVIAQIAGGIAGTMAAHLMFALPVVDFSMKTRTGGAQWFAEFVAAFGLIATILAGIRFQRTAVPWLVGLFITAAYWFTASTSFANPAVAIARSLTNTFAGIRPMDLPGFIVAELCGAFVGMLLMNWLLGRPEVRGPVKIVETSR, from the coding sequence ATGGACACGTTCGACTTTTCGCGGCGCCTGACGGCCGAAGCGCTCGGGACCGGTGTTCTGGTCGCTACCGTTGTGGGCTCAGGCATCATGGCCGAGACGCTGACCAAGGACATCGCCCTGGCGTTGCTGTGCAACACGTTGCCGACCGGAGCCATTCTCGTCGTGTTAATCACCGTGCTGGGCCCCATCTCCGGCGCGCACTTCAATCCCGCCGTCACGCTGGTATTCACCGGCAAACGCGAGCTGCCGCCGCAGGAGGCCGTGCTCTATGTGATCGCGCAGATCGCCGGCGGCATCGCCGGTACCATGGCTGCGCATCTGATGTTCGCCCTACCCGTCGTCGACTTCTCGATGAAGACGCGGACCGGTGGTGCCCAATGGTTCGCCGAATTCGTCGCCGCCTTCGGCCTGATCGCGACCATACTGGCGGGAATTCGTTTCCAACGCACGGCGGTGCCGTGGCTCGTCGGCCTCTTCATCACGGCAGCATACTGGTTCACCGCCTCGACCTCGTTCGCCAATCCGGCGGTCGCGATCGCGCGTTCGCTGACAAACACGTTCGCGGGAATCCGTCCCATGGATTTGCCGGGCTTCATTGTCGCCGAACTATGCGGTGCCTTCGTAGGCATGCTGTTGATGAATTGGCTGCTCGGAAGACCTGAAGTGCGGGGCCCGGTCAAAATCGTGGAGACATCTCGATGA
- a CDS encoding arsenate reductase (azurin) large subunit produces the protein MAYKRQIDRLPIIPADAKESNVTCHYCIVGCGYKAYTWSTSKQGGTAPDQNKFGADLSKQQGAETVAWYSPSMYNIVRQNGQDVHIVIKPDKDCVVNSGLGSVRGARMAEMSYSQQRNTQLQRLTDPMVWRYGQMQPTSWDDALDLVARVTVAVMNDMGEDGVFVSAFDHGGAGGGYENTWGTGKLYFGAMKVKNIRIHNRPAYNSEVHATRDMGVGELNNCYEDAELADTLVAVGTNALETQTNYFLNHWVPNLRGTSLDKKKAEFGSEPVERAKVIIVDPRRTVTVNACEVEAGKDNVMHLAINSGTDLGLFNAWMTYIAEKGWLDKAFIDASTTNFDQMKAANKISLEDAATITGLTADEIRKSAEWIAQPKAANARRRTMFAYEKGLIWGNDNYRTNGALVNVALATGNIGRPGGGCVRMGGHQEGYSRPSDAHVGRPAAYVDQLLIEGKGGVHHIWGCDHYKTTLNAFKFKQAYKKRTDMVKDAMMTAPYGDRPAMINAIVDAVKKGGLFAVDVDIVPTKIGEASHVWLPAATSGEANLTSMNGERRMRLTEKYMDPPGQAMPDCLIAARIANHMERVLREQGKAEIADHFKGFDWQTEEDAFMDGYHQHEKGGEFVTYARLRAMGTNGFQEPATGLETTGPVAAGTSTGTTTGEVLKGPAIEGTRGKEPVQKKGAATTAAVSPATTGTERILGTKRLYADGKFNSKDGKARFMETQWRGLQAPGKEAEMKKFPFLINNGRANVTWQSSYLDQDNEFVTDRMPYPYLQMNPQDMDELLLKQGDLVEVYNDNGSTQAMVYPTPTAKPKQTFMLFAQATGVQGNVVSPGVNEFIIPNYKQTWANIRKLADAPEGVKHLSFKSLDYTS, from the coding sequence ATGGCCTACAAGCGTCAAATCGACCGGCTCCCGATCATTCCCGCGGACGCCAAGGAATCCAACGTAACCTGCCACTATTGCATCGTCGGATGTGGCTACAAGGCCTACACCTGGTCCACCAGTAAACAGGGCGGTACGGCACCCGATCAGAACAAGTTCGGTGCGGATCTGAGCAAGCAGCAGGGCGCGGAGACCGTCGCCTGGTATTCGCCTTCGATGTACAACATCGTGCGCCAGAACGGCCAGGATGTGCACATCGTCATCAAGCCCGACAAGGACTGCGTCGTGAATTCGGGCTTGGGCTCGGTGCGCGGCGCGCGCATGGCGGAGATGAGCTACTCCCAACAGCGCAACACGCAGCTACAGCGCCTCACCGACCCCATGGTGTGGCGCTACGGGCAGATGCAGCCGACGAGCTGGGACGATGCGCTTGACCTCGTCGCGCGCGTGACCGTCGCAGTGATGAACGACATGGGCGAAGATGGCGTGTTCGTCTCGGCGTTCGACCATGGCGGCGCCGGCGGCGGCTATGAGAACACCTGGGGCACCGGCAAGCTCTACTTCGGCGCCATGAAGGTGAAGAATATCCGCATCCACAACCGGCCGGCGTACAACTCGGAGGTCCACGCCACCCGCGATATGGGCGTGGGCGAACTCAACAATTGCTACGAAGATGCCGAGTTGGCTGACACGCTCGTAGCAGTCGGGACCAACGCGCTCGAGACCCAGACCAACTACTTCCTGAATCACTGGGTTCCGAACCTGCGCGGAACCTCGCTCGACAAGAAGAAGGCCGAGTTTGGCTCGGAGCCGGTGGAGCGCGCCAAGGTCATCATCGTCGATCCGCGTCGAACGGTGACGGTCAACGCCTGTGAGGTCGAAGCCGGCAAAGATAATGTCATGCACCTGGCGATCAATTCCGGCACCGACCTCGGCTTGTTCAATGCCTGGATGACCTACATCGCGGAGAAGGGGTGGCTCGACAAGGCTTTCATCGACGCCTCGACGACCAACTTCGACCAGATGAAGGCCGCCAACAAGATCAGCTTGGAAGACGCCGCTACGATCACGGGTCTTACCGCCGATGAAATCCGCAAATCCGCCGAGTGGATCGCCCAGCCCAAGGCGGCCAACGCGCGTCGGCGAACGATGTTTGCGTATGAGAAGGGCCTGATCTGGGGCAACGACAACTACCGCACCAACGGCGCCCTGGTGAATGTCGCGCTCGCTACCGGCAATATCGGTCGGCCGGGCGGCGGTTGCGTACGCATGGGCGGACACCAGGAAGGCTACTCGCGGCCGTCCGATGCGCATGTGGGACGGCCCGCCGCATATGTCGATCAGCTTTTGATCGAAGGCAAGGGAGGCGTCCATCACATCTGGGGATGCGACCACTACAAGACCACGCTGAACGCATTCAAGTTCAAGCAGGCCTACAAGAAGCGCACCGACATGGTGAAGGACGCCATGATGACGGCGCCTTATGGTGACCGGCCCGCGATGATCAACGCGATCGTCGACGCGGTCAAGAAAGGTGGGCTTTTTGCGGTCGACGTTGATATCGTGCCGACCAAGATCGGCGAGGCCAGCCATGTTTGGCTGCCCGCAGCGACCTCGGGAGAGGCCAATCTCACCTCGATGAACGGCGAACGCCGCATGCGGCTCACCGAGAAGTACATGGACCCGCCGGGGCAGGCGATGCCCGATTGCCTGATCGCCGCGCGCATCGCCAATCACATGGAGCGGGTGTTGCGCGAACAGGGCAAGGCCGAGATTGCCGACCACTTCAAGGGCTTCGACTGGCAGACTGAAGAAGATGCCTTCATGGATGGCTATCACCAGCATGAGAAGGGCGGCGAGTTTGTCACCTATGCCCGGCTACGCGCCATGGGTACAAACGGCTTCCAGGAGCCGGCGACCGGGCTCGAGACCACAGGGCCTGTCGCCGCTGGCACGTCGACCGGCACAACGACGGGGGAGGTCCTGAAGGGGCCGGCCATCGAAGGAACGCGTGGGAAGGAGCCCGTCCAGAAAAAGGGCGCCGCAACAACAGCGGCGGTGTCGCCGGCAACGACCGGCACCGAGCGGATCCTCGGCACCAAGCGGCTTTACGCCGACGGCAAGTTCAACAGCAAGGACGGCAAGGCCAGGTTCATGGAGACGCAGTGGCGCGGCTTGCAGGCGCCCGGCAAGGAAGCCGAGATGAAGAAATTCCCGTTCCTGATCAATAACGGCCGCGCCAACGTCACCTGGCAGAGCTCCTACCTCGACCAGGACAACGAGTTCGTCACGGATCGGATGCCTTATCCCTATCTCCAGATGAACCCTCAGGACATGGACGAACTGCTGCTCAAGCAAGGCGATCTGGTCGAAGTCTACAACGACAACGGCTCGACCCAGGCCATGGTCTATCCGACGCCGACCGCTAAGCCGAAGCAGACGTTCATGCTCTTCGCCCAGGCGACCGGCGTGCAGGGGAACGTGGTCTCACCCGGGGTGAACGAATTCATCATCCCGAACTACAAGCAGACGTGGGCGAACATCCGCAAACTTGCGGATGCGCCCGAAGGTGTGAAGCATCTCAGCTTCAAGTCGCTCGACTACACGAGCTGA
- a CDS encoding arsenate reductase (azurin) small subunit, translated as MSRCDRMVDVGRRRFMSGAGLAAAGVAVSSISPSPTQAATAAARVDYPVNRLANVKDLKLNEPLNVSYPDDSAPGVLLKLGKQVPGGVGAEGDVVGFTTICPHKGFTLNYSAADRTMNCPGHYSRFDCEAGGQQIWGQATQNLPQYVLRVDDKGDIYAEGVDELLYGRLSNVL; from the coding sequence ATGTCGCGCTGCGATCGTATGGTCGATGTCGGCCGCCGTCGCTTCATGAGCGGGGCGGGTCTTGCCGCCGCCGGCGTTGCCGTCAGCTCAATCTCGCCGTCCCCCACCCAAGCTGCGACGGCCGCCGCAAGGGTGGACTATCCCGTCAATCGTCTGGCCAACGTCAAGGATCTCAAGCTCAACGAGCCGCTGAACGTCTCCTATCCCGACGACAGCGCGCCTGGCGTGCTCCTGAAGTTGGGCAAGCAAGTGCCGGGCGGCGTCGGTGCCGAAGGCGATGTCGTCGGCTTCACGACGATCTGCCCCCACAAGGGCTTCACCCTCAATTACAGCGCGGCCGATCGGACCATGAATTGTCCCGGCCATTATTCCCGGTTCGACTGCGAGGCCGGCGGCCAGCAGATCTGGGGTCAGGCCACGCAGAACCTCCCGCAATACGTGCTGCGCGTCGACGACAAGGGCGACATCTACGCCGAAGGCGTGGATGAACTGCTCTACGGCCGCCTTTCCAACGTGCTCTAG
- a CDS encoding metalloregulator ArsR/SmtB family transcription factor, which translates to MLAVASHASSRPVQGELSEPHAISALAALAQPTRLAIFRLLIKHEPVGITAGVIADTIGAPHNTLSSHLAILVRAGLLRSAREGRTIIYRSNVEGMRALIGFLVSECCDGHPELCNLVAEDANAYCAPAASKRRQNTATATGKRKR; encoded by the coding sequence ATGCTGGCCGTTGCCAGCCACGCCAGCAGCCGGCCGGTCCAGGGCGAGCTGTCCGAGCCCCATGCGATTTCCGCCCTTGCTGCGCTTGCTCAGCCCACGCGCCTGGCGATCTTCAGGTTGCTCATCAAGCACGAGCCGGTCGGCATCACCGCCGGCGTGATCGCCGACACCATTGGCGCGCCGCACAATACGCTTTCGTCTCATCTGGCCATCCTGGTCCGGGCAGGCCTGCTCCGTAGCGCCCGCGAGGGACGCACCATCATCTACCGCTCGAACGTCGAGGGAATGCGGGCGTTGATAGGGTTTCTGGTCAGCGAATGCTGCGATGGACACCCGGAGCTTTGCAATTTGGTCGCAGAGGATGCGAATGCATACTGCGCGCCGGCCGCTTCTAAGCGACGGCAGAATACCGCAACAGCGACCGGCAAACGGAAACGCTGA
- a CDS encoding CHAT domain-containing protein: MFESHIDSRPLPSFRNLLAIGLLLGSTASALALTKEAAIENCRMTVGKPIVQACMRAGGGPAGGANLEACRAKASPQVKACVLAALNAANGRANVAVEVPKEEAPKLAPGTALPKGFIAPPRTISDITAILDSEKPDVKLIEELKSDADSTPTGKESREDLAQFYFDRANARAQLGRLAESIVDANKAMEVGRGAVSANMMGRLMQLAATQYFAAGDPKRALEISQRQLREVASMPGAKGYQFGANRAIAGILIQMGDIAQAEAYLRRILTGLQEARTSGFPGWRASYAKVGQSWESELETTRAMIFEARGQFSEAEAAYRVAEQRKRAAMKGVLATDNPPAETLLLQAIDNAVLSQARMKARQGRLAEAEVDARRALLSRLKDTGKYNPVTPRFVMGLAGILVEEGRYEEAEQLGRVELEINTTVGVPEDSQATVQLLSQLAGILTVSRKTPEANEMYARIDKAVANWDPQRRQVFELNPSRILSLYASGQIEAGIAAAEQLVKKQISRVGENHFDAASARGTLAIGLMRARRDADAIREFKAAIPIMMTNARENADDENTTVVAARSQRLQTIVESYFLLLARAEGTSNEVGEETFGLADAIRGHSVQQALAASSARAAAKDPALADLVRKEQDLTKQVNAQLGTLNNVLAIPSADRDEKGVQQIQASIAALRGERDKARQEIKQKFPSYADLVSPKPPSVAEIRATLADNEAMLSFYFGQNGSFVWAVPKTGPVAFAAVKARMGDIETRIRKLRETLEPQAAMISDIPPFDLKLAYELYELLLKPVEGGWKPAKNLIVVTNGALGLLPLSLLPTAPMEIAQDDDPLFVSYRDVPWLARTHAVTTVPSAAALRTLRQLPPGKPGRSELVAFGDPYFNRDQQAEAEATDARLQVADAGGNVTRGMLLKRRNSPKLDGVDSAELALLPRLPDTADELKSIAIALQADPSKVLFLGKNATESAVKTMNLSGFKILAFATHGLVPGELNGLTQPALALSSPAVTGEEGDGLLTMEEILGLKLDADWVILSACNTGAGAGAGAEAASGLGRAFFYAGTRALLVTNWSVHSQSARQLVTDLFKRQADDPKIGRSEALRQAMMALVDGPGYLNSEGKTEFAYAHPLFWAPYTIIGDGGMR; encoded by the coding sequence ATGTTCGAAAGTCATATCGATTCTCGTCCGCTGCCATCCTTCCGTAACCTGCTCGCCATCGGCCTTCTCCTGGGATCCACGGCCTCGGCATTGGCGCTGACAAAGGAAGCCGCGATCGAGAACTGCCGGATGACGGTCGGCAAGCCGATCGTGCAGGCCTGCATGCGCGCGGGGGGCGGCCCCGCAGGCGGAGCCAATCTCGAAGCCTGTCGCGCCAAGGCCTCACCTCAGGTCAAGGCCTGCGTGCTCGCCGCCCTCAATGCCGCGAATGGCCGCGCCAATGTCGCGGTCGAGGTGCCGAAGGAGGAGGCGCCCAAGCTCGCCCCGGGCACGGCACTGCCCAAGGGCTTCATCGCGCCGCCGCGCACCATCTCCGATATCACTGCGATCCTCGACAGCGAAAAGCCCGACGTGAAGTTGATCGAGGAGCTGAAATCGGACGCCGACTCGACGCCGACAGGGAAGGAATCCCGCGAGGATCTGGCGCAGTTCTATTTCGACCGCGCCAATGCGCGTGCGCAGCTCGGACGGCTCGCCGAGTCCATCGTCGATGCCAACAAGGCCATGGAAGTGGGGCGAGGTGCTGTCAGCGCAAATATGATGGGTCGGCTGATGCAGCTCGCCGCCACCCAGTATTTCGCCGCCGGCGATCCGAAGCGTGCTCTGGAGATCTCGCAACGGCAGTTGCGCGAGGTCGCCTCCATGCCGGGGGCCAAGGGATATCAATTCGGCGCCAACCGCGCGATCGCTGGCATCCTCATTCAAATGGGGGATATCGCGCAGGCCGAGGCCTATCTGCGGCGCATCTTGACCGGACTCCAGGAAGCACGCACCAGCGGTTTCCCCGGATGGCGCGCCTCATACGCGAAGGTCGGACAGAGCTGGGAGTCGGAACTCGAGACTACCCGCGCTATGATCTTTGAGGCCCGCGGACAGTTCAGCGAGGCCGAAGCCGCCTATCGCGTGGCAGAGCAACGCAAGCGAGCCGCCATGAAAGGTGTGCTGGCTACTGACAATCCGCCGGCGGAAACCCTGTTGCTGCAGGCGATCGACAACGCCGTGCTGAGCCAGGCCCGCATGAAGGCGCGACAGGGACGCCTCGCCGAGGCGGAGGTGGATGCACGCCGGGCACTCCTCTCGCGACTGAAGGACACCGGCAAATACAATCCCGTCACGCCGCGTTTCGTGATGGGCCTCGCCGGCATCCTGGTCGAGGAAGGTCGCTATGAGGAGGCCGAACAATTGGGGCGCGTCGAGCTCGAGATCAACACGACGGTTGGCGTGCCCGAGGACTCCCAGGCCACCGTCCAGTTGCTCTCGCAGCTTGCGGGCATCCTGACAGTGTCGCGGAAGACACCCGAAGCGAACGAGATGTATGCGAGGATCGACAAGGCCGTCGCCAATTGGGATCCGCAGCGCCGCCAGGTGTTCGAGCTTAATCCGTCGCGCATCCTGTCGCTCTATGCCTCCGGTCAGATCGAGGCCGGGATCGCCGCAGCCGAGCAACTGGTGAAGAAGCAGATCAGTCGTGTCGGCGAGAACCATTTCGACGCTGCCTCGGCGCGCGGGACGCTGGCGATCGGGCTGATGCGGGCGCGCCGCGATGCGGACGCGATCCGCGAGTTCAAGGCCGCCATTCCGATCATGATGACGAATGCGCGCGAGAACGCCGACGACGAGAACACGACCGTGGTGGCCGCGCGCAGCCAGCGACTGCAGACGATCGTCGAAAGCTACTTCCTCCTGCTCGCGCGGGCTGAGGGAACAAGCAACGAGGTCGGCGAGGAGACCTTCGGCCTTGCCGACGCTATCCGTGGCCACTCGGTCCAGCAGGCGCTGGCAGCCTCCAGCGCGCGCGCGGCGGCGAAAGATCCGGCGCTCGCCGATCTCGTGCGCAAGGAGCAGGACCTGACCAAGCAGGTCAATGCCCAGCTCGGCACGCTCAACAACGTGCTCGCCATTCCCTCTGCCGATCGCGACGAGAAGGGCGTTCAGCAGATCCAGGCCTCGATTGCGGCCTTGCGCGGCGAGCGCGACAAGGCGCGCCAGGAGATCAAGCAGAAGTTTCCGTCTTATGCCGATTTGGTTTCGCCAAAACCGCCGAGCGTCGCCGAGATCCGCGCGACGCTGGCCGACAACGAGGCGATGCTGTCGTTCTATTTCGGCCAGAACGGCAGCTTCGTCTGGGCCGTGCCCAAGACGGGGCCGGTGGCCTTCGCGGCAGTCAAGGCCAGGATGGGCGACATCGAGACCAGGATCCGCAAGCTGCGCGAGACACTCGAGCCGCAGGCGGCGATGATTTCGGACATTCCGCCGTTCGACCTCAAGCTCGCCTATGAGCTCTACGAGCTCCTGCTGAAGCCGGTTGAAGGCGGCTGGAAGCCGGCCAAGAACCTGATCGTCGTCACCAACGGCGCGCTCGGTCTGCTGCCGCTTTCCTTGCTGCCGACCGCTCCGATGGAAATCGCGCAGGATGACGACCCGCTGTTCGTCAGCTATCGCGACGTGCCATGGCTTGCGCGCACCCACGCGGTAACGACGGTGCCGTCGGCGGCCGCCTTGCGGACCCTGCGGCAGTTGCCGCCGGGCAAGCCCGGACGCAGCGAACTGGTGGCGTTCGGCGATCCCTATTTCAACAGGGACCAGCAAGCGGAGGCGGAAGCCACGGACGCCCGGCTCCAGGTTGCGGATGCCGGCGGCAATGTGACACGCGGCATGCTGCTGAAGCGGCGCAACAGTCCGAAGCTGGATGGCGTCGACAGCGCCGAGCTCGCGCTGCTGCCCCGGCTGCCCGATACCGCGGACGAGTTGAAGTCGATCGCGATCGCCTTGCAGGCCGATCCGTCGAAGGTCTTGTTCCTGGGCAAGAACGCGACGGAGAGCGCGGTCAAGACCATGAACCTCTCCGGCTTCAAGATTCTCGCTTTCGCGACCCATGGTCTCGTGCCGGGCGAGCTCAACGGCCTGACCCAGCCGGCGCTTGCCCTGTCGTCTCCGGCGGTGACAGGCGAGGAGGGGGATGGCCTCCTGACCATGGAGGAGATTCTGGGCCTGAAGCTCGATGCCGATTGGGTCATCCTGTCGGCGTGCAACACCGGCGCCGGAGCGGGGGCGGGCGCCGAGGCGGCCTCGGGACTTGGCCGCGCCTTCTTTTACGCCGGAACGCGCGCGCTGCTGGTCACGAACTGGTCGGTGCATTCGCAATCGGCGCGGCAACTGGTGACGGACCTGTTCAAGCGACAGGCTGACGATCCGAAGATCGGACGAAGCGAGGCACTGCGCCAGGCGATGATGGCTCTGGTCGACGGTCCGGGCTATCTTAACAGCGAGGGCAAGACCGAATTTGCCTACGCGCATCCGCTGTTCTGGGCGCCGTACACGATCATCGGAGACGGCGGGATGCGCTAG
- a CDS encoding DUF2336 domain-containing protein codes for MTKPLFPAFDGLINLSRREGVDIRPTLLRVLTDLYVQANSHSGDEERQFVELASRLIDQVDDATRAAVKARLAIYPATPAPIMQKLGLLPAHEGRRIPLAREIPAPPAAAAPVRTSTEAELRMSANMAMQPKDAAEIHDMFFRASASERALILHNLAQTPLKAAPRIPTARATRAIQTLEMAAFAEDTESFALELGESLILPARVAAQIVDDAGGEALAVAARALDMPSPNFQRILLFFKPEIGTSVNTVYRLSRLYDRLSDRSALVMLAAWRGSTLAVTRAKYQSSLYDGERQRARGAASQSRPSAQPGTIPPIRTGTGGSDH; via the coding sequence ATGACCAAGCCGCTATTTCCAGCATTCGACGGGCTCATTAACCTGTCCCGTCGCGAAGGCGTCGATATTCGCCCGACGCTCCTCCGCGTGCTGACCGATCTTTACGTGCAGGCAAACAGCCATAGTGGCGACGAGGAGCGGCAATTCGTCGAGCTCGCCTCGCGGCTGATCGACCAGGTCGACGATGCAACGCGCGCCGCTGTCAAGGCGCGTCTTGCGATCTATCCTGCAACTCCCGCGCCGATCATGCAGAAGCTCGGGCTCCTGCCCGCGCATGAGGGCCGCAGAATCCCGCTGGCGCGCGAGATCCCCGCTCCGCCCGCGGCGGCCGCGCCCGTCCGCACGTCGACGGAAGCGGAGCTGCGGATGTCCGCGAACATGGCGATGCAGCCAAAGGACGCCGCCGAGATCCACGACATGTTCTTCCGCGCCTCGGCCTCGGAGCGTGCGCTGATCCTGCACAATCTGGCTCAAACCCCGCTGAAGGCAGCGCCCCGCATTCCGACCGCACGGGCCACGCGCGCGATCCAGACGCTGGAGATGGCGGCGTTCGCGGAGGATACCGAGAGTTTCGCGCTGGAGCTCGGCGAGAGCCTGATCCTGCCGGCCCGCGTCGCCGCGCAGATCGTGGATGATGCCGGCGGGGAAGCGCTTGCGGTCGCCGCGCGCGCGCTCGACATGCCGAGCCCCAACTTCCAGCGCATCCTCCTGTTCTTCAAGCCGGAGATCGGGACCTCCGTGAACACCGTCTACCGGCTGTCGCGGCTCTATGACCGCCTCAGCGATCGCTCGGCGCTGGTGATGCTCGCCGCCTGGCGCGGCTCGACGCTGGCGGTAACGCGCGCAAAATATCAGTCGTCACTCTATGACGGCGAACGCCAGCGCGCGCGCGGCGCCGCAAGCCAGTCGCGGCCTTCGGCGCAGCCCGGCACGATCCCGCCGATTCGGACAGGCACCGGCGGATCGGACCACTAG